In Cryomorphaceae bacterium, the following proteins share a genomic window:
- a CDS encoding gfo/Idh/MocA family oxidoreductase, whose product MLKIGVLGAGHLGQIHIKLIQQIGDYELVGFYDPDPAKVAEVTEKFGVPAFDSIENLIDEVEVVDVVTPTLSHYDCASQALRKSRHVFIEKPVTNTIEEARALMNLAHEANVKVQVGHVERFNPAFMQSKAHIQQPMFIETHRLAQFNPRGTDVSVVLDLMIHDLDIVLSVVRSNVRRISASGVAVLSSTPDICNARLEFDNGCVANITASRISMKNMRKSRFFQKDAYIAVDFLEKQAEIIQMRDVEGEPDPFGMTLEVEPGQPLKEITFNKPEIEAHNAIQLELSTFAESILKDTTPLVTIDDGFKALDVAHKILEKLKLKTS is encoded by the coding sequence ATGCTTAAAATTGGAGTATTGGGTGCCGGGCACCTCGGACAGATTCATATCAAACTGATTCAACAAATTGGAGATTACGAATTGGTGGGGTTTTACGATCCGGACCCGGCAAAGGTTGCAGAAGTTACCGAAAAATTTGGAGTACCTGCCTTTGACAGCATAGAAAACCTCATTGATGAAGTGGAAGTGGTTGACGTGGTAACCCCCACGCTTTCGCACTATGACTGCGCTTCGCAAGCGCTGCGTAAATCGCGTCATGTTTTCATCGAAAAACCTGTTACCAACACCATTGAGGAAGCACGGGCACTGATGAACCTGGCCCATGAAGCAAACGTAAAGGTTCAGGTAGGGCATGTTGAGCGCTTCAATCCTGCATTTATGCAGTCAAAAGCCCATATTCAGCAACCCATGTTTATTGAAACGCACCGTTTGGCGCAATTCAACCCAAGAGGAACGGATGTATCAGTGGTGCTGGATCTTATGATTCACGATCTGGACATCGTCCTCAGCGTAGTTCGATCTAACGTACGAAGAATAAGCGCCAGTGGAGTTGCAGTGCTGAGTTCTACCCCCGACATATGCAATGCGCGGTTGGAGTTTGACAACGGCTGTGTAGCAAATATCACGGCGAGCCGCATTTCCATGAAGAACATGCGTAAGTCGCGGTTTTTTCAAAAGGACGCGTACATAGCTGTTGACTTCCTTGAAAAGCAAGCTGAAATCATTCAGATGCGGGATGTGGAAGGTGAGCCCGACCCTTTCGGAATGACCCTTGAAGTGGAACCGGGCCAACCTTTGAAAGAGATCACTTTCAATAAACCTGAGATTGAAGCCCACAATGCCATCCAACTGGAGCTCTCAACCTTTGCGGAGAGCATCCTGAAAGACACCACACCCCTTGTAACCATTGATGACGGATTTAAAGCGCTTGATGTAGCACACAAAATTCTTGAGAAACTAAAACTCAAGACAAGTTAA